In Patescibacteria group bacterium, the following are encoded in one genomic region:
- a CDS encoding sortase codes for MNNKKKQIFLISSGILVYLVINFIIGYSIFYKLHPKNPFQKTNKVNAEKNAESSLQIDEVAFQKFGLQIDKINVRVPVAGEADSNQPDLYQKLLKKGVVHYSGTPYPGKVGNIFIFGHSSSDFGGHYRQIFINLNDLQDDDTIKVVYKSREYEYKVIGKKIVQPDDFSVLGQTFEKRLTLMTCWPIGSLEKRLVIIAKIK; via the coding sequence ATGAACAATAAAAAAAAGCAGATTTTCCTAATTTCATCTGGGATTTTAGTTTATTTGGTAATTAATTTTATTATCGGCTATTCTATATTTTATAAATTGCACCCTAAAAATCCATTTCAAAAAACAAATAAAGTTAATGCTGAAAAAAATGCCGAGTCAAGTCTTCAAATTGATGAAGTCGCTTTCCAAAAATTTGGCCTTCAAATTGATAAAATCAATGTCAGGGTGCCAGTTGCGGGTGAAGCTGATAGTAACCAGCCAGATTTATATCAGAAATTGCTCAAAAAAGGCGTTGTCCATTATTCAGGTACACCCTATCCGGGAAAGGTTGGAAATATTTTTATCTTTGGGCATTCATCAAGTGATTTTGGGGGCCATTACCGCCAGATTTTTATTAACTTAAACGATCTGCAAGATGATGATACCATAAAAGTGGTTTATAAAAGTCGAGAATACGAATACAAAGTTATTGGGAAAAAAATTGTTCAACCTGATGATTTTTCAGTTTTAGGGCAAACTTTTGAGAAAAGATTAACTTTAATGACTTGCTGGCCGATAGGTTCCTTGGAAAAAAGATTAGTAATTATTGCCAAAATAAAATAA
- a CDS encoding putative Ig domain-containing protein — MRKTKFGPRIVFYLLICFFIIFSFLPTTTKAADLYTWSQVNDDGFGNAANWGDIRLYVYGGYVFAGVSNTAAGAQIWRSANGTVWSQVVSGGFSNADNDEIHAFVGHGGYLYATTITSGAGVLEVWRSATGATGTWSQSGTDGLGDANNLGSRAVASFGGYLYVATENITTGTEIWRTTNGTSWDQTNTDGFGVAANTSTRSLSIFGGYLYAGVTNATGTKIYRSLDGESWTQVNTNGFGSAANSSTNLLQSFNGYLYAGTINSATGTELWRSANGTAWTQANTDGFGSDNNIWVGYEGAVVNGVFWLGTRNGVTGAQLYRSTNGTTWTKEKTDGFGSAANYALFAVTFNERLYVAFSNAGTGTEVWRSSPVDLLSITTTQLPNGTQGSSYSTSLESNSGTNPLSWYVASYFCQIDYGDLQPQEADLFKEGLKDLNLYNPGDEECEDYFGILPAGLSLDSSSGRINGTPTVAGDYTFYVVVLDSGSPQQLVYRQLSLHIDAATLPATGKITSNKPIIPILLSIPLVLMMASLIRRKYKRIYEQ, encoded by the coding sequence CGCTAACTGGGGTGATATTCGTCTTTATGTTTATGGCGGCTATGTTTTTGCCGGGGTATCAAATACTGCCGCTGGTGCTCAAATTTGGCGATCAGCCAATGGTACGGTTTGGAGTCAAGTTGTCTCTGGCGGTTTTAGTAATGCTGATAATGATGAAATTCATGCTTTTGTGGGTCATGGAGGTTATCTTTATGCCACCACCATCACCAGCGGCGCCGGAGTTTTAGAAGTTTGGCGTTCGGCCACTGGTGCCACCGGGACTTGGTCACAATCAGGCACCGATGGACTTGGCGATGCTAATAATTTAGGTTCCAGAGCTGTTGCCTCATTTGGTGGATATTTATATGTGGCAACTGAAAATATCACCACAGGTACGGAAATTTGGCGAACCACAAACGGCACAAGCTGGGACCAAACCAACACTGATGGTTTTGGCGTTGCCGCTAATACATCAACTCGTTCTTTGAGTATTTTTGGCGGTTATCTGTATGCTGGAGTCACCAATGCGACTGGGACGAAAATATATCGAAGCTTAGATGGAGAAAGTTGGACGCAAGTAAATACCAACGGCTTTGGTTCAGCTGCCAATTCTTCAACCAATTTATTACAATCATTCAATGGTTATTTATACGCCGGCACAATAAACTCTGCGACCGGCACGGAATTATGGCGATCAGCCAATGGCACTGCTTGGACTCAAGCTAATACAGATGGTTTTGGTTCTGATAACAACATTTGGGTAGGTTATGAGGGGGCGGTGGTGAATGGAGTATTTTGGCTCGGAACCAGAAATGGGGTGACTGGTGCCCAATTGTATCGCAGCACTAATGGTACCACTTGGACAAAAGAAAAAACCGATGGTTTTGGCAGTGCGGCAAATTATGCTTTATTTGCCGTCACTTTTAATGAAAGGCTTTATGTGGCTTTTTCTAACGCCGGTACTGGCACCGAGGTTTGGCGGTCAAGCCCAGTAGATTTATTGAGTATCACCACCACTCAATTGCCAAACGGAACCCAAGGTTCAAGTTATTCGACGAGCTTAGAGTCAAATTCCGGCACAAATCCGCTAAGCTGGTATGTCGCTTCATATTTTTGCCAAATTGATTACGGTGATTTGCAACCACAAGAAGCCGATCTTTTCAAAGAAGGGCTTAAAGATCTTAATTTATATAATCCCGGGGATGAAGAATGTGAGGATTATTTTGGCATCTTACCGGCCGGTTTATCTTTAGATAGTAGTTCAGGCCGAATTAACGGGACGCCAACTGTGGCCGGTGATTATACTTTTTATGTTGTTGTTTTAGATTCGGGCTCTCCACAGCAACTTGTATATCGGCAATTGAGCCTGCACATTGATGCAGCCACCCTACCAGCCACTGGGAAAATCACTTCCAATAAGCCTATTATCCCGATTCTATTATCTATTCCTTTGGTTTTAATGATGGCATCGCTAATTCGACGGAAATATAAAAGAATTTATGAACAATAA